A stretch of DNA from Dehalobacterium formicoaceticum:
TGCAAAGGAGGACAGACATGTATCCGTACTGCAAGGTTTTTATAGACAGCGATATGTGCATAGACGCAATCATGTACACCGATGAGAAGCGTCACAGCTTCAAGCGGTTCACGCATATTGGAGAAGGTCTTGTCAGCTTTTGCGAACTGGACATCAACCCGCTGGTTGAAAAAGTGAAGGAGCTTGACTCCATACCTTTGACGAATGAAAACTACGACGCCATACGCAATGGCGTTTTTGACGCTATCGAATATTTCAGGGACAAGCATGAGTACGCATATTTCTTTATGGTCGGCGCGCTGAATAACATTCTGCTTACTCAGGTCGTAGTCAAAGATGAGGATGCGATGTATAACACGGTTTTTAACGGCAGCGAAGAAGAGGATAACCAGCTGCTGTCACATCTTCGGGAGTGCATCCTGTATCTCGATTCCCTCGTCGGGCTTTATGATATATTTTCATTTGCGTTGAGCCTCTGCCTTGATAAAGACAATCATACCGACAGGCCGGTTGCGGAGCGTGTCAACGCTTTCTATTTCAAATATCCCGATTTGGGCAGCTTCACCATCTCGACCGGTTTTGCTGTTATACCAATAAGAAAGGGCTTCTTGGATTTCAAGAGGACAAAGGAAATTAACGATACCGGTATCACGGGTACGAGAGAACTGCTGGCGGCGGTGAACACAGACAGCTCCAGAGTGAATGTCCTGCCGTACTACCATGTGCAGTCATTAGACGAGATGCTGTTTCTGGAATTTGTTGAGATGCTCAAGCAAGGGATTCCAGTCAAGAGGTGCGCTCTATGCGACAGATATTTTGTGCTCATAGATAAACGCAAGCGGCAGTTCTGTGACAGAGAATATGAAAACGGCAAGACCTGTCAGGACATTGGCCCGCTGCTCCGTTATGAACAGAGCCTTGAGGCTGACGAGTGTCTGCAGAGATTTGAAACCGAGTATAACAAAGTCTATTCCCGCTTTTACCGTGCCGACGGAAAGACGGACGCCGAATTTGCTGGCAAGGATATGACACGTGATGAATTTCGCACATGGTCAAAGGCGGCATCCAAAGCGAAGGCCGATTACCAGCGGAAGCTGATAACCGGCGATGAGATGTTGAGGATTGTCAAGGCATAGTGCGCTCACAGCGCACTATATACCTCGAAGCTGAACACTCGGAAATGTAACTTATAGCTTCATATTCCTGCGTTTTTGAACAGAAAGAGGAAGCGTACTCGGTCTGGCGGGCTGAGTACGCTTCCTTTGAATTTCTTACGGAGTATATGGCTCTCCGTTTGGCTTATATGCTAGTGGGGTACTGTCCTTTGTTACCGGCGGCTGAAGCTCTACATATATGACGTCGCCGGTCGGCTCCGGCTGCTCTGACGGCGGCGGAGTTGTTTCGCGAGGTGCAGAATCATCACCACCCATGATGCCGATTTTTACGCCCGACTCATACATATCCTTAGCGACGTTTCCGCCGCCCATGATGCCGACCATTTTGTTGATGTCGCCTTTGTCGTCAACGGTCGTTCCACCTCCCATAATGCCTACCTTGTGGCCGGTAAGCTGGTCGCCGGAATTACCGACCATTGTTCCACAGCTACCACCGCCCTCATCTTTAATCCAGCCAAAGCCGAGGAAATAGATTTGCTTCTCACCATCTACGACACGAACATCTCCATTATGCGGCTCGGAGGACGATACGGCTGGCTTTGCCTGTTGCGCTGTATGCGCTGGTGCGGGCTCTTTTGTTTCTTTTTCTGCTATTATCTCCGTTTCGGGAAAGTTGCTTTCTGTGATAACCTCCGTTACAGGGGTAGGTACATCTGCAGAGATAAAAATATGCGGCGTTTCCTCTGACCGAGCCTCAATTTCGGCGTTTGTGGCATTTATTAACGGCTCGGCGGGTAATTCCTCCACCTCGGCGCTTCGTAGCCACACGGCGGCACACAGCGCGATACAGGCGATAGTTGCGAATACAGCGATTATATGCTTTTTCATAAGGCCATCTCCCTTCAAGCGACAACACTACCACAGCTTTTCGAAGATAGCTACTGAATTATGCGAAAAGTATCCTTTGAAATTGAAAAAAGTTATAACACATGCTATAATTGTCGGTAAGAGGTGAAAATAAGTGGATTTTCCCGCAAAAGTCAAAATGATACGCACAAAACTGAATATGAGCCAAGAAGATTTGGCCCGCGCCTTGAATGTAAGTTTCGCCACAATCAATCGCTGGGAGAACGGCAAGACTCATCCCAACAAATTGACGATGCAGGTGTTTATATCTTTTTGTGAGCAGAACGGTATTTCCGTAAAGAAATTATTTTAGAGATAGACGGCTATAGCAATCGCTTATAATAATCGACAAGCTCAACCAAATCATGGTCGATGCTATGAATTAAAATATCGGAGGTTTATATATGCCCAAGATTGATGTGGATGCTAAAATCGAAACATGGAAAAACAAGTTGCTTGACTTGGGTAAGCGTAATCGTCTGTTGAATTATCGAGAAACAAAGCGCTCAAGTCTGAAAATACATACTCCCCAGTGCTTCGATCTGTATAATTCCTTTGTCCAGAATGAGCAGCCTCTTATTTTCCCAAATATCGAAGAGGCTCAGCTTACTTTTCCAAACATCATAAACGATAGTGATGTTGACGAAGAGGGAGACGACGAAAATTATTATCCGATAAAGACAAACCAAAGTCCCAAAGAGACTCAAAGGACACTGAAATCTCTAAGAGATAAGGCTAAGACCGCCCTTGAAGAGCAGGGTGTTAATATTTTGTACCTCTCGTTTGGATTTCTTAGGTGGTCTGAGTCTCAGGATTCAGATTATTGGTTTAATTCGCCGATTTTGCTTGTACCGGCATCGTTAAAAATCGAATCGATATCATCTCCGTATATTCTCAGTCTTCATGAAGATGAAATTGTGGTTAACCCAACTTTGGCATATAAACTCGAAAATGATTTTGGAATTATTCTCCCTAAGTACGGAGAAGGCGATGACCTTCGGGCAATCCTCTCCGAAATTTTACGCTTATGCAAGGCAAATAAATGGGAAGTTGCGGAAGAAGCAAGTTTGAGTCTGCTCTCGTTCTTAAAAATAAATATGTACAATGATTTGAGCAAACATAAAGAGGTAATTGCCTTAAACCCAATTGTGCGTACTGTAAGCGGAGACGCTTCAGCCTCTAACAAAATTCCTGATGACATTTCAGATTTTGATTATGATAAAAACCTTACACCTTCGGAAATGTTCCAGGTAGTTGATGCGGATTCGAGTCAACAAGACGCTATTCTTTGCGCCAAAAAGGGCATTAGTTTTGTATTACAGGGCCCTCCGGGAACCGGGAAAAGTCAAACCATTACAAATATTATCGCTGAATGCCTTGAAGATGGTAAAAAGGTTCTCTTTGTATCGGAAAAAATGGCTGCGCTTGAAGTCGTACATAGGAGGCTAACAAGTGCAGGTATAAATGATTTTTGTCTTATTCTTCACAGCTATAAAGCAAATAAACACGCCGTGCTTGACCAATTAGGGGAAACTCTTGCTTTGGCACAGAAAAAAGCCACTCTGAGTGATGAAGCTTATCAGAAACTTGATTTATTACAAGCCGATAAAGAAAGGCTAAATGAATACGCTTCACAGGTATTCGATGTTGTTCAGCCTCTCGGAAGATCCATTTATCAAGTAAACGGTGCCCTTGCTCACTTGGAATCGTATGACTATGTAATATTCCAGATTGAGAATATTGGAAAGGTTGATGCAAAACTCTTTAACCGTTTTATCTATCTCCTACAGCAGTTTACTTCCACGATTGGAAAGATGTCCGATGACTATAAAGCCAACCCGTGGTACGGAGCAACGGTACAGTCTGTATCTCATGAGCTTCGTTATGATGTTGGGCAAAAACTTGGTTCGCTTATACCTAAAGTTGAAGCGGCGCAAAAGGAATTAATCACCTTGTTTGATAGAATGTCGTTAGATTGGAACACATCCTATCAAGCTATTATGGACATTATTCCAGTTGTTAAGGTAGCTGGTCAAGCACCTATTGTTCCTGCTGCTTGGATTCTTGGAAGCACCATCGAACCGCTTTTTGAAGAGGTATCTGAGTGTGAAGCGCTTAAAAATAAGTTTTGGGAGAAGCATGGAGAATTGGGGGTACAATATTCAGTTATTGCTTCAAATGACGCAACTATCGAATTGTCGCCAATGAGTAGGCTGATAACAGCGGAAGCGATTGAAGATGAACTGAATCAATTGACGGAATCCATTACACATCACTTCCCCTATTCAAATATGAACGCAGATTTTGTTTCTGCCCAGGCTTTATTTAACGAAGCTCGCGTCAAGGCGAACCAATTAAACGAAATCATCGGACTAATATCTGCTTCGTTTGAGGAGACGGTTTTTGCTATTGATTACAACGGAATCCTGACACGCTACAAAACAGATTATACATCGTTTTTAAAGTTTTTTAATAAAAATTACAAGGCGGACAAAAAACTGATTCAGGCACAATTCAAGGAAATCGTGAAGAAAGTGTCTGACAAACAAGTCTTGGAACTCGTGACACATCTCCGTAAAGTCGAGGAGTTAAAACAGTGGTTTTCACAAAACCAAGGTGGTTTTGTTAAGCTCTTTGGCAATCTGATTACAGATGAGAAGTCTGACTTCCTAAAAACAGAAAATTATATATTGGCAAACTCTTCAATGTTAGGTAGCGTTCATTTGCTCAAACAGTTACTTGAAATAGCGAATAAATCGGAACAATCTGAAAACACCCTGATTGCCCATTATCAGTTCCTGTATAAAGGATTTGATACAGAATGGGAGCATATACGTAGTTCGTTAACTTGGGCGGCCACTTTCAGAAATTATGTCGGCCAGCTAAAACTAAATTCCCGTTTCGTTGAATCTGTATGCTCTGGAGAAATACCGTCAAGTAAATATACAAATATAATAAAGCAGTTGGAAATGCTCACGGAAAATCTCGATAGTGAGTTTCTCTGGTTTATTGGATTATTTGAAAATACTAACCCGTTCAAAGTTATCCCAATGGCAGAACTCCAAGACCGCTTAATAGCTTGCCAAAACGGGCTGGCATTGCTCGAAGAATGGATTGACTTCCGTACTGCAAGAGAAAACTGCAGAGCGGAGGGACTGGCTGACTATATAAGTAAAATTGAAGAACTACATATTGAGGCCTCTCAAATAATACCCGTGTTCCAGAAGCGTTTTTTCAGGCTCTGGCTTGATGCAGTATTACCAAATTATCCGGCTATTTTAAACTTCCGGCGCAAAATGCATGAAAATGCTATCGATGAGTTCGCACGACTGGATAAAATTCAGTTTGAAATAGCAAAAGCTCGAATCAGGAGCAAACTCATTAATGACTTGCCTTCTTTACAAAGGTTTACAAACGGTGTTGATGAGATTAGCATTTTGAAGCGGGAACTCGGCAAGCAACGTCGTATAATGCCTATTCGAAAACTTTTCCGAGAGATACCGAATTTATTATTGACCTTAAAGCCGTGTTTGATGATGTCCCCGCTTTCCGTAAGTCTGTTCCTCGAAGCAGAAACATATCAGTTTGATACCGTAATCTTTGACGAAGCGTCTCAGGTCTGTACCGAAAACGCAATCGGTGCTATTTCACGTGGGAAGCAGGTAATAATCGCCGGAGACAGTAAACAATTACCGCCAACAAACTTTTTCTCTGCATCAACTTCATCGGATAGTGATTTTGACACAGATGATGAAAACGAATTTGATGACACCGGTGCTTATGAATCTATTCTTGACGAGGCAGGACTTTTACCAGAACGTACGCTGCTTTGGCATTACAGGAGTAGGCACGAACATCTTATTGCTTTTTCAAACACAAAAATCTATAAAAACAACCTCATCACATTCCCTGCAAACATTGATAAAATGCCTGACAACGGTGTCGAGTATGTGTATGTTCGCGATGGATTCTATGACCGTGGCGGGAAAAAGGGAAATGTAATCGAAGCAAAAAAAGTAGCCGAAATGGTCTTCGAACACTTCCGAAAACACCCTAACCGCTCTTTGGGGATTATTGCTTTCGGTGAAGTTCAGCAAATGGCAATAGATACTGCTATTCGTGAAATGCGTTTGAGGAATCAAAGTTTTGAACATTTTTTTAAGGAAGATTCGGATGAGCCATTCTTTATAAAAAACCTTGAAAACGTTCAAGGTGACGAGCGGGATACAATTATTTTCAGCATTGGATACGCAAAAGACTCTGCCGGTGTTTTTCGCATGAATTTCGGGCCTCTAAGCAAATCAGGCGGCGAGCGCAGACTTAATGTTGCCATTACCCGTGCCAAGTATAATGTAAAGCTTGTCGGCTCAATTTTACCAACCGATATTGATGTCGAAAAAATAACATCAGATGGGCCTAAATTGCTTAGATCATATATCGATTTTGCCATTAATGGAGTAGAGTCACTTGCACGTGAGACTACTGAATTTGATGTAACCGAACACGACTCACCATTTGAAGAAGCAGTATACAATTTTCTTGACAGAAAAGGCTATAAAGTTGCAACACAGGTGGGTTGCTCTGGTTACCGTATTGATATGGCGGTAAACCATCCGAGCCTCAGCGGAATTTATGTTCTTGGTGTTGAATGTGACGGAGCCGCATACCATTCTGCAAGGACTGCACGGGAAAGGGATCGTTTGCGTCAAGAAGTTCTTGAAAATATGGGGTGGAATATCTATCGTATATGGTCAACCGACTGGATCAAAGACCCACGGACTGAAGGCGAGGCACTTATTGCCGCAATTAATGATGCAATCGCTAATTATGGTGATACTTCAAAATTTGAGTCTTCAGTTGATATGTCAGACGATGAGCCAGAAGCTGACGACTTTGTGTCTGTTGATAAAAAGGAAGTGAGTATTACCGAACAAGTAAATCCTTACGGCTTTGCAGAAGCGAAAACAACAAGCTTAAACACATTGCCACGCAACTCCAGCGGATATTTGGACATAGCTGATTGCATTATGGCATATGTGAATAACGAGTATCCTATGCATTATGAATTGCTCTGCCAAAGGCTTGCGCCGCTTTATGGCAATGAAAAAGCAACCGTAAAAGTTAGGCGAGAAGTCGATTACGGCATAAACCGGTTACGCAATAAAATTATCAAAAAAGGAGACTTCCTCTATCCTGCTGGATGGCAAAAAATCATAGTGCGAGTGCCTAATATGCGTAAAATCGGCCATATTGCAGTAGAGGAAATTGCAGAGGCTATGAATACTATTCTCCAAATCGCTGTTGGCAGTTCGCGAGAAGGACTTTGCATAGAAACAACACGAGTCTACGGCTGGCAGCGCATGACACAGGGTATTGGTGCCTCAATGTATGCAGCCTGTGATTTATTGATAAAACAGGGTAGAGCGCAAGAAATTGATGGGAAGATTGTGCCGAAATAGACCCCCAACTCTCGCGGTTGATTTGTAGCCGTTAAATCAGGTCAAGAATTGAGCAGAGTGGCGCTATGGTCTTGCGGGACAACGCCTACATTGCCATTTCCGTACCGATTTGGAGTATGGTTCAATAAGTTTCCATATTAAAAATATGCTTTCAGCTGCTTCTTTGCTGCTCTTGCTGAATTACCTTATGTCGACTAATACGCGGTTAATATTGCGGATTTCTATAGGAGCTAAGTTTTGATACTGCTGGAGAATAGCATCATACAAAGCGCCGCCGTATTTTGGGGCATCAATAGTTATAGCTGTAAAATATTTAATCTTTTGTGTACCGAACCCATTACGCCCGATGGCATGGAGTGTTAATGCAGGATTCAATATCGAAGAACCCCTCATCGTTACAAATTTTCTGATTACGGTATCCCATTTCAAATCTACAGCCCGTAAATCCGTCTCATCCCAATATTTTTTTGCTGGATGGCTCTTAGGAAATTCCGACTTGGAATAACCATTATCTAATAAACCCTTTACCTGAACTGCATGGTCAGGCTTGAGAAAGTTAAGCGTTTTACTTGAAAAGCCTTTTTTTGTAAAATTGTAGGTCATGTCATGAGGAATAAAGGTATCCTCGATACAGTTGCATGAATAAGCGTCGGGGTCGTTTACGTTCGGATTCACGATAGTCGAGACAGTCCACGTTATGGTGATATTTCCTTTAACATCATTAATTTTGGGAGCAAAAATAGGCAATCTGACTGTTTGCGAAGAATCAAGTACACCAGAATAGAGAATTGTAACTTTGTTATCTTCGCAGTTAAGAATATCATCAACATTATCAAGACAAAATCCAAATCCCTGTTCATCCTGCGTTAATGTGTTACACTTTTGAGCGGTGTGAATTAATAAAGTGCGACCGATATGAGGAATAATTCCGTCGCTCTTAGCCATTAGCTTCCCAATTTTATGTACTGCGAACGGTGATGCGAAGCTTGTCCCTGCAGAGGTTGATAAAGTATTGGGAGCTGCTCCGACTAACACAAAGGGTCTATCAATGCTTCCACCAAACTCAAGTATATCGGGCTTAATTTTGGCACCTTCTCTGCCTCCGCCGACACAACTGTATGATGCCCGTGTTTTTGAGCCGTCAGCGGCAAAGGTGTATGCTCCGATACCCATCCCGTTAACCATATCCGATGGTGACTGAATTCGGTTATGTGGATAATCACATTCGCCATCATTTCCAACTGCGACACAGATTAAAGGGTTTATATCACCATCGGCAACTTTATAGGTCAAAAGGTCGAGGACGTAGGTGAAGCGACTTATGCTATCATCTACAATCGCCCCCACCGGGCCGAAGGACAGGTTATATAGTTTGATGTTGGATTGTCCTGTTATAACATTTTCGATAGCATCAATAGCCTCGTAAAGCTCTAAATCAAAACGATTTTTTATGGGCAGTACACGATAGCTCTCAACGGACACATGCGGTATTTCCAATCTATCTGTTGAACTACGCCCGGCAAGGTTTCCATATAAAACAGTTCCACAAACACCAGTACCGTGTTCTACGCAACTGGCATCCTCTGGCTCGGAAACACAATCGATGGCGGTCACATATTTGGACAACAAAGGCACGCTTTCGGCGACACCACCATCAAATACACCGACTGTAATCTTTGACTTTTTCTTTGCATCTGGCGCTTGAGGTGCGCTATTTGAAGGTAGTGTTCTGATAGGTGCAATACTGACCTGGCCCATTGGATGAATAGCTCTCAAAGGGTTTAGTGCCGATATTTTTTCTACTTCATCTTTGGAGCAATTTGCAGAAATAAAGGTTGGACCGCCGTCGTAACTGCGAATAATCATACGATCTTCTGGTAATTTGCTTGTGCTGCGAAAAAGAGAAATCATTTCATCTGTTTCGCCAGCCATGGGATGCAATATTATTTCAACGGTTCCAGAATCCCAATCATCGGGAAACCCCATAATTTTTTCATCCCGAGAAAGCAAATCCATGGAGCGAATGGAGCCAATCTGATTTCTCCATGATTCAACATTATCCTTGAGGCCTTTTTCTAAAGTGGTTTTCAAGTTGCTTAGTCCCCGATCCGTTGCCTTAACAAAATAAAGCTTAGCATCTGTATCTTCTTCAGATTCAATTCTATATTTCCTACCGCCGACTATTTCTAAGCTCCCATCACCAGGGATAATTGAAGTAGGAACGTAAGATTTCGCTTCAAATTTTGGCTCCATACGAACGCATATTACTTTTTCGTCCAAAAATATTTCTTCCTGCTTCTGTACCTGCTCAAAAATATGATCGATATAGCGGATCATATTTTGTTTTGCAATTGGATACTCATTAGGAATTTTCTTTTCCATAGGACGGGTCTTCTTCCTGATTGGTTCAACATATAGCTCGCCATTAGCGATTATTGGATGTTTTTCATTCGACATGCTCTTCATCCCCCTTTCTGTTTACACTGAGATATCTTGAGACAGTGGTCGATGGTATTTGTGTTATCATCGAGATATCTCTTACGCTCAAGCCGGAAAATTCTTTTTTTAGTAATCTGCAGATATTGGTTTTGTCTTCTTTTGTTGCTAAGGGTTTTATTTTATATAATTCCGATAATGCAATTATTTGAAGAGGTTCGTTCGGACTCAGGAACGCCCTCCGTTTCATATGCTCGCTTAGTTTACATATATCTGCGGCATTTATATTTTTCGTGTGCTTGACTAAATAATCCAAAGTATCCTTTCTCAATTCATCTCCGAATTTCCCGAGATGCCTTATTAACAAAGAGCGACGCTCGCGTTCATCGGGCATGGAAATAGTTAAGGTTCGGTCAAATCGCCTCCATATAGCTTTATCAAGAAGCTCGGGATGATTGGTGGCGCCAATGATCACACAGGAGGAAGGACAGTCTTCCAATTCTTTTAATAACACATTTACCAAGCGTTTTAGTTCACCTAAATCGCCAGCATCATCTCTCCGCTTTGCGATGGCATCCAATTCATCCAAGAACAAGATTGTTCTCTGTGATCTTGCGTAATCGAAAATGTTTCGGATATTTTGACCAGTCCTACCAAGATAACTTGAAATCGACGATGCCAAGTCAAGCGTTATTATTGGCGTGTTTAATCGGTATGCAAGCCAATAAGCGATATAAGTCTTGCCGACTCCGGGAGGGCCATCAAGCAATATACTGTTAGGCGGAACGATATCTTCTCTCAGAAAATCTTCGAGGATTTGTCTTTCCTTGATAAAGTCTTCAAGCTGTTGCCTGATAAAATCCTCTAATATTGGATCGGGCATTTCAATCGGCTCTTCGATTTTTACAAGGGAATACCTTGTTTCCTTATCAACGGGCAACGGCTGCAAATCAATTGAGCGGGTTACAGGGCTATCGAGTCTTGAGTAGGCTAATGCTTTTGTTATTTCCTCGGCGGCAGCGGGGTAGTCCTTTTTTATTTTCCTTGCAATCATGAGCGCCGTTGCCTCAATGTTCTTTTTATCAGCTTCCAAGCTTGAACGGACAAGTTTGGGTATTAAATCAAATGCATTCATCTGTTCCACTCCTTGCGATTATTTAATTTTGGCACAGTTATATAATAACCATAATTCAAGAATATGTCAATAGATATTGTTCCATTTTATAATATAAATCAAAAATGGCACAGAATATTCGAAGCAGGACAGAGGCGAGTATAGTCACAAGTGAAAATAAAATAAGCGAGGCAATATCGTCACGATGTGCCTCGCTTGTTCCATTTCCGTATCGGTTTGGGGTATGGTTCAATAAGTTACCCTATTGGAACGTGCCTTTTCCCAACTTTTTTATTTTTTTAGCTGGGAAGATCTTTCTCCTGACTATGACATCCAATCTGACCACTTAACTAATGCTCAGAATGACAAACATGAATGGATGTTTCATATTGTAAAGACAGTCACTTCATGGTATATTTTTAATGGTATTAAAATAATTAATAAAAGGGGGGAGAAAATGACAAGCGAAAACAATCAATCTTCTATTGCCAATCCATCACCACTTGGACTCTTGGGGTTTGGCATGACCACATTGCTGCTGAACCTACATAATACTGACATCATACCTTTATCAATTGTAATTGTAGCAATGGGTTTCGCTCTTGGCGGGTCTGCCCAGATAATAGCCGGAATTATGGAATTTAAAAAAAATAATGTATTTGGCGCAACTGCCTTCACTTCTTATGGCTTTTTTTGGTGGTCTTTAATCATGATCTGGATCAATCCATTTCAGGGAATTGCAGCTGCAGATGAAAAAAGCATGGGATTTTATCTGCTATTATGGGGTATCTTTACTTTAATGATGTTTGTAGCTACACTGAAGCTTAGCCGTTCATTGCAATTTATCTTTCTGACCTTGACAATGCTATTTATTCTTTTATCAATTGGAGATTTTACCGGAATTCATTTTATTAAAATTTTAGGTGGTTGGGTAGGAATAGTATGCGGAGCTTCAGCAATTTATACAAGTCTTGCTCAGGTTATCAATAACGAATATGGAAAAACAATGTTACCACTTTAGTTTAAAAAACCTGAAACATAAAAAATGAGCAGCTTTGGCTGTTCTTTTTTTATGCTTTCTGATAAATTTTGAATATGTATTTGCCCTTTCTTAACATAAAACACAGAATAATTCTCCGGTTACATAACCCAATACCCCAATTAATTTTGCACCTCAATGCTTCCCGGGTAAATATTTTGGCAAAAAAACAGGACAATTGCCTCCTCTTGTCAAAATAATTGGCCATACCCGTTTCTTGCTTACTTATGAACACAAGCATAAAAACAAGCATATGAACACACGCATATGAATACGTTAAAAATTATTCCCGGATATTTAACGGTTAAGGAATCCAGCAGGTAGCCGGAAAAGTACATTTCGTATGTTTTCGTATGTTTTTGAAGAAATTGGATTGGAGCCATCTTA
This window harbors:
- a CDS encoding ATP-binding protein, encoding MNAFDLIPKLVRSSLEADKKNIEATALMIARKIKKDYPAAAEEITKALAYSRLDSPVTRSIDLQPLPVDKETRYSLVKIEEPIEMPDPILEDFIRQQLEDFIKERQILEDFLREDIVPPNSILLDGPPGVGKTYIAYWLAYRLNTPIITLDLASSISSYLGRTGQNIRNIFDYARSQRTILFLDELDAIAKRRDDAGDLGELKRLVNVLLKELEDCPSSCVIIGATNHPELLDKAIWRRFDRTLTISMPDERERRSLLIRHLGKFGDELRKDTLDYLVKHTKNINAADICKLSEHMKRRAFLSPNEPLQIIALSELYKIKPLATKEDKTNICRLLKKEFSGLSVRDISMITQIPSTTVSRYLSVNRKGDEEHVE
- a CDS encoding acetate uptake transporter; its protein translation is MTSENNQSSIANPSPLGLLGFGMTTLLLNLHNTDIIPLSIVIVAMGFALGGSAQIIAGIMEFKKNNVFGATAFTSYGFFWWSLIMIWINPFQGIAAADEKSMGFYLLLWGIFTLMMFVATLKLSRSLQFIFLTLTMLFILLSIGDFTGIHFIKILGGWVGIVCGASAIYTSLAQVINNEYGKTMLPL